In a genomic window of Halobiforma lacisalsi AJ5:
- a CDS encoding ABC transporter permease, with protein sequence MAATGTTSETATIADASILPLLRVIAKKQFVLLVRYPLNTLSRFLTMLIFFLVVFFGGRAVAGPAITESLDGIIVGFFLFTLAITGYAGLAWNVTREAQWGTLERLFMSPYGFGTVMAVKAVVNVCLSFLWATALLLVMMPVTGRWLSIDVVTVVPLAALTIASVIGIGFCFAGLALVYKRLENLFQLVQFGFVPLIAAPVWSYEWLKLLPLAHGSFLTRVAMSEGVRLWEFPASELAVLTAVSAAYLAAGYYCFVLASRKARREGLLGHY encoded by the coding sequence CTGGCGGCGACCGGGACGACCAGTGAAACGGCAACGATCGCCGACGCCTCGATCCTGCCGCTCCTGCGGGTCATCGCGAAAAAGCAGTTCGTGTTGCTCGTCCGGTACCCGCTGAACACCCTCTCACGGTTCCTGACGATGCTGATCTTCTTCCTGGTGGTCTTCTTCGGCGGGCGAGCCGTCGCCGGTCCCGCGATCACGGAGTCGCTCGACGGGATCATCGTCGGCTTCTTCCTCTTTACGCTGGCCATAACCGGCTACGCCGGACTCGCCTGGAACGTCACCCGCGAGGCCCAGTGGGGGACCCTCGAGCGGCTATTCATGTCGCCGTACGGGTTCGGAACCGTCATGGCCGTCAAGGCCGTCGTCAACGTCTGCCTGAGCTTTCTGTGGGCCACGGCCCTGCTCCTCGTGATGATGCCCGTCACCGGCCGGTGGCTCTCCATCGACGTCGTGACCGTCGTCCCGCTGGCAGCGCTGACGATCGCGTCCGTGATCGGGATCGGCTTCTGCTTCGCCGGGCTCGCGCTGGTGTACAAGCGGCTCGAGAACCTGTTCCAGCTCGTCCAGTTCGGGTTCGTCCCGCTGATCGCCGCGCCCGTCTGGAGCTACGAGTGGCTGAAGCTGTTGCCGCTGGCCCACGGCAGTTTCCTCACGCGGGTCGCGATGAGCGAGGGCGTGCGACTCTGGGAGTTCCCGGCGTCCGAACTCGCCGTGCTGACGGCCGTCAGCGCCGCGTACCTCGCCGCGGGCTACTACTGTTTCGTCCTCGCGAGCCGGAAGGCCCGCCGGGAGGGGCTGCTGGGCCACTACTGA
- a CDS encoding M28 family peptidase — MTDWIGDCFTSDAGWNHLEELVDIGNRMAGSEGEREAAELTRDALEAAGARNARLETFDIQGWTRGDSAVRAGEADLDCIALPRSPDDAATAPLVDLGYGLPEDFEAADLEGKVAMVRSDIPDYYERYIHRREKYYHAVEHGAAAFVYRNHVEGCLPPTGSVGTEDDPIGEIPAVGVSSEVGARLARRYDGEEIEVRVDADLHEAESQNVHAELGPDTDECVLVTSHVDAHDIAEGALDNGAGTAMVVELANALAGREDELETRVEFVAYGAEEVGLVGSAYHADVADHDAIKAIVNSDGVVGDRTLSLTTHGFDGLESAVEAVADRFDHPIETVPKLGPHSDHWPFVQHGVPGYHVKSTSDEVGRGWGHTFADTLEKLEKRNLREQAILLTELVVDLASDERTVEPREPEAIAADLEEQGLAEGMRITGDWPYDE, encoded by the coding sequence ATGACCGACTGGATCGGCGACTGCTTCACCAGCGACGCCGGGTGGAACCACCTCGAGGAACTGGTCGACATCGGCAACCGGATGGCCGGAAGCGAGGGCGAACGCGAGGCCGCGGAACTGACTCGCGACGCGCTCGAGGCCGCCGGCGCACGGAACGCACGCCTCGAGACGTTCGACATCCAGGGCTGGACCCGGGGCGACAGCGCGGTCCGAGCGGGCGAGGCGGACCTCGACTGTATCGCTCTGCCCCGCAGTCCCGACGACGCGGCGACCGCGCCGCTCGTCGACCTCGGCTACGGCCTGCCCGAGGACTTCGAGGCGGCCGACCTCGAGGGGAAAGTCGCGATGGTTCGCAGCGACATCCCCGACTACTACGAGCGCTACATCCACCGCCGGGAGAAGTACTACCACGCCGTCGAGCACGGCGCGGCCGCGTTCGTCTACCGCAACCACGTCGAGGGCTGTCTCCCTCCGACCGGCAGCGTCGGGACGGAAGACGATCCGATCGGCGAGATTCCGGCCGTCGGCGTCTCGAGCGAGGTCGGCGCCAGACTGGCCCGCCGCTACGACGGCGAGGAGATCGAGGTTCGGGTCGACGCGGACCTCCACGAGGCGGAGAGCCAGAACGTTCACGCCGAACTCGGCCCCGACACGGACGAGTGCGTGCTCGTGACCAGCCACGTCGACGCCCACGACATCGCCGAGGGGGCGCTGGACAACGGCGCAGGGACGGCCATGGTCGTCGAACTCGCGAACGCCCTCGCGGGCCGGGAAGACGAACTCGAGACCCGCGTCGAGTTCGTCGCCTACGGCGCGGAGGAGGTCGGCCTGGTCGGGTCCGCGTACCACGCCGACGTCGCGGACCACGACGCGATCAAGGCGATCGTCAACAGCGACGGGGTCGTCGGCGACCGCACGCTGTCGCTGACCACCCACGGGTTCGACGGACTCGAGTCCGCCGTAGAGGCCGTCGCCGACCGGTTCGATCACCCGATCGAGACGGTCCCGAAACTCGGGCCCCACAGCGACCACTGGCCGTTCGTCCAGCACGGCGTTCCCGGCTACCACGTCAAGTCGACCTCAGACGAGGTCGGCCGCGGCTGGGGCCATACCTTCGCCGACACCCTCGAGAAACTCGAGAAGCGCAACCTTCGCGAGCAGGCAATCTTGCTGACCGAACTCGTCGTCGACCTCGCAAGCGACGAGCGGACGGTCGAACCCCGCGAGCCCGAGGCGATCGCCGCCGACCTCGAGGAGCAGGGGCTCGCGGAGGGAATGCGGATCACCGGCGACTGGCCGTACGACGAGTGA
- a CDS encoding NAD(+)/NADH kinase produces MDAAQWLADDEPIVGVVDPGTDAASPSGTDIAATIEATVPDLGGSIAAESVAEILSGDPSLFVAIGETGLIAVARRAPDVPVLPVGSVPGIESVAETDVADAFTALADGDAIERRRPLLGVAGPGTDDRRRALFDVTLVTNEPARISEYAVESRDDAVAQFRADGVVVATPAGSHGYASAVDAPRLSPAIDAVAVAPIAPFTTATRRWVLPHSDLVLSVERDEGDVRLLADGEPIDTVLPGERAVVDADGRLTTIVVPGISTRA; encoded by the coding sequence ATGGATGCCGCCCAGTGGCTTGCCGACGACGAGCCGATCGTCGGCGTCGTCGATCCCGGGACGGACGCCGCGTCACCGTCCGGGACCGACATCGCGGCTACGATCGAGGCGACCGTACCCGATCTGGGGGGCTCGATCGCGGCGGAGAGCGTCGCGGAGATCCTGTCGGGGGATCCGTCGCTCTTCGTCGCGATCGGGGAGACCGGGCTGATCGCCGTCGCGCGGCGAGCGCCGGACGTGCCCGTACTCCCCGTGGGTTCCGTCCCGGGAATCGAGTCGGTGGCCGAGACGGACGTCGCGGACGCGTTCACGGCGCTGGCCGACGGCGACGCGATCGAGCGCAGGCGGCCGCTGCTCGGCGTCGCCGGCCCCGGGACGGACGACCGCAGGCGGGCGCTGTTCGACGTAACGCTCGTCACCAACGAACCGGCCCGTATCTCCGAGTACGCAGTCGAGAGTCGTGACGACGCCGTCGCCCAGTTTCGCGCCGATGGGGTCGTCGTCGCAACGCCCGCGGGGAGTCACGGCTACGCCAGTGCGGTAGACGCCCCGCGTCTCTCGCCGGCGATCGACGCCGTCGCCGTCGCGCCGATCGCCCCCTTCACGACCGCGACGCGCCGGTGGGTCCTCCCCCACTCGGACCTCGTACTCAGCGTCGAACGTGACGAGGGCGACGTCCGTCTGCTCGCCGACGGCGAGCCGATCGACACCGTGTTACCGGGCGAACGGGCCGTCGTCGACGCCGACGGGAGACTCACGACGATCGTCGTTCCCGGTATCTCGACTCGAGCGTGA
- a CDS encoding NAD(P)-binding oxidoreductase translates to MTGSATVTESDSPDNPDDVDRVLIAGASGGTGTELLSVLRPTEPIVRGTTRSHANVETLERHGADEVVVADFFEPRDVVEAVRDCDVVYCALGTPPSYRHTVGGRLVDRTGVSNLVTAALSEEVSHVVYESAIGVGRSKAGLSLPARLLIRGSLRAKGDAEAVLRRSGLEYTIVRPGRLTNAPPRGDVLVGEGGDSVSGSIPRADVARIMAAAPFTPDARNRTFEVVSRDGLSGTPTNLVHPDWAFDELDITEEQLRP, encoded by the coding sequence ATGACAGGATCCGCGACCGTGACCGAGTCCGACTCCCCCGACAACCCGGACGACGTCGACCGCGTACTCATCGCTGGCGCGAGCGGGGGAACCGGGACCGAACTGCTGTCGGTCCTGCGTCCCACCGAGCCGATCGTCCGCGGGACGACCCGCTCGCACGCGAACGTCGAGACGCTCGAGCGTCACGGGGCCGACGAGGTGGTCGTCGCCGATTTCTTCGAACCACGAGACGTCGTCGAAGCCGTTCGTGACTGTGACGTCGTCTACTGTGCGCTTGGCACGCCGCCGAGCTACCGCCACACCGTCGGCGGCCGGCTGGTCGACCGAACTGGCGTCAGCAACCTCGTGACGGCCGCCCTGAGCGAAGAGGTGTCGCACGTCGTCTACGAGAGCGCGATCGGCGTCGGCCGATCGAAGGCCGGGCTGTCCCTGCCCGCGCGGTTGCTCATCCGCGGTTCGCTCCGCGCGAAAGGGGATGCCGAGGCCGTCCTCCGGCGGTCGGGCCTCGAGTACACGATCGTCCGTCCGGGTCGACTCACGAACGCGCCGCCGCGTGGCGACGTCCTCGTCGGTGAGGGCGGCGACTCCGTGTCGGGCTCGATCCCGCGGGCCGACGTTGCGCGGATCATGGCCGCCGCGCCGTTCACCCCCGACGCCCGAAACCGGACGTTCGAGGTGGTCAGCCGCGACGGCCTCTCCGGGACGCCGACGAACCTCGTCCACCCCGACTGGGCGTTCGACGAACTCGATATCACCGAGGAGCAACTTCGTCCGTAG
- a CDS encoding ABC transporter ATP-binding protein, whose protein sequence is MDRSDERGATAPPAIRVDGLHKTFGSGEAAVTAVDDVSFEIERGTVVGLLGPNGAGKTTTIKSMLGLIVPDAGTVEIGGIDVHDQPTRAYGRIGAMLEGARNVYWRLTVRENLEFFAGLGGDSPETVGDRHDALLEGFGLADRADTVVNELSRGMKQKVSLASTLARDVDVVFMDEPTLGLDVETSLELRAEIRRLADRDDVTVVVSSHDMDVIEDICDGVLVLQNGRIVADEDVDALLDVFRSREYRIVVDAALPAAARNRLEDAVDADVTRRGDRNSGRGQTTITFTATDGDDLYDVITVLGRFDLPLRDVESVTPNLEDVFLELTGDGADRLPEREPEPEREPEPEPEREREVTERDD, encoded by the coding sequence ATGGACAGATCCGACGAGCGTGGGGCGACGGCCCCGCCCGCGATCCGCGTCGACGGCCTGCACAAGACCTTCGGGAGCGGCGAGGCCGCGGTGACGGCTGTCGACGACGTCTCGTTCGAGATCGAACGCGGGACCGTCGTCGGCCTGCTCGGGCCGAACGGTGCCGGGAAGACGACCACCATCAAATCAATGCTCGGGCTGATCGTTCCCGACGCCGGCACCGTCGAAATCGGCGGGATCGACGTCCACGACCAACCGACGCGAGCCTACGGCCGCATCGGTGCGATGCTCGAGGGCGCGCGCAACGTCTACTGGCGGCTGACCGTCCGAGAGAACCTCGAGTTCTTCGCCGGGCTTGGGGGTGACTCCCCCGAAACCGTCGGCGACCGTCACGACGCGCTGCTCGAGGGGTTCGGCCTCGCCGACCGGGCGGACACGGTGGTCAACGAACTCTCCCGCGGAATGAAACAGAAGGTGTCGCTGGCCTCGACGCTCGCCCGCGACGTCGACGTCGTCTTCATGGACGAACCGACGCTCGGTCTGGACGTCGAGACGTCGCTGGAACTGCGCGCCGAGATCCGTCGACTCGCCGATCGGGACGACGTCACGGTCGTCGTCAGCAGCCACGACATGGACGTGATCGAAGACATCTGTGACGGCGTCCTCGTCCTCCAGAACGGCCGGATCGTCGCCGACGAGGACGTCGACGCCCTGCTCGACGTGTTCCGCTCCCGGGAGTACCGGATCGTCGTCGACGCGGCCCTGCCCGCGGCGGCCCGGAACCGACTCGAGGACGCCGTCGACGCCGACGTCACCCGGCGAGGAGACCGCAACTCCGGACGCGGACAAACGACGATCACCTTCACCGCGACCGACGGCGACGACCTCTACGACGTTATCACCGTGTTGGGGCGCTTCGACCTCCCGCTCCGTGACGTCGAGTCGGTGACGCCGAACCTCGAGGACGTGTTCCTCGAGCTGACGGGCGACGGGGCAGATCGACTCCCGGAACGGGAACCGGAACCGGAACGGGAACCGGAACCGGAACCGGAACGAGAACGAGAGGTGACCGAGCGTGACGACTGA
- the mvaD gene encoding phosphomevalonate decarboxylase MvaD: MKATAMAHPIQGLVKYHGMRDDIERLPYHDSISVCTAPSHTRTTVEFSMDYDEDTFVVDGEELEGRAHERVEAVVEKARSLSDAAHTVYPVRLESENSFPTNVGLGSSSSGFAAAAMALAEAAELDASREEISTIARVGSASAARAVTGAFSQLHTGMNDEDCRSRRIPSNLHEDLKIIVGLVPYHKETEDAHDEAEDSHMFQARNAHIHEQIAKMRDSLRNDDFDSAFELAEHDSLSLAATTMTGPEGWVYWQPATLAIFNRVRELREEEDIPVYFSTDTGASVYVNTTEEHAEYVEEEISDTGVSTTIWDVGGPARLLEDEDDHLF, from the coding sequence ATGAAAGCCACCGCGATGGCCCACCCGATCCAGGGCCTGGTGAAGTACCACGGGATGCGAGACGACATCGAGCGGCTCCCCTACCACGACAGCATCAGCGTCTGTACGGCCCCGAGCCACACCCGGACGACCGTCGAGTTCTCCATGGACTACGACGAGGACACCTTCGTCGTCGACGGCGAGGAACTCGAGGGCCGCGCCCACGAGCGCGTCGAAGCCGTCGTCGAGAAGGCCCGCTCGCTGTCCGACGCGGCCCACACCGTCTACCCCGTCCGCCTCGAGAGCGAGAACAGTTTCCCGACGAACGTCGGGCTGGGCTCCTCGTCGTCGGGCTTCGCCGCGGCGGCGATGGCGCTGGCCGAGGCGGCGGAACTCGACGCCTCGCGCGAGGAGATCTCGACGATCGCCCGGGTAGGCTCCGCGTCGGCGGCCCGCGCGGTGACGGGCGCGTTCTCGCAACTGCATACCGGCATGAACGACGAGGACTGTCGCTCCCGGCGCATCCCCTCCAATCTTCACGAGGACCTGAAGATCATCGTCGGACTCGTCCCTTACCACAAGGAGACCGAGGACGCCCACGACGAGGCTGAAGACAGCCACATGTTCCAGGCTCGCAACGCCCACATCCACGAACAGATCGCGAAGATGCGCGACTCGCTGCGCAACGACGACTTCGACTCGGCGTTCGAACTCGCCGAACACGACTCGCTGTCGCTGGCGGCGACGACCATGACCGGCCCCGAAGGGTGGGTCTACTGGCAGCCCGCGACGCTCGCGATCTTCAACCGCGTGCGTGAACTCCGTGAAGAGGAGGACATCCCCGTCTACTTCTCGACGGACACCGGCGCGAGCGTCTACGTCAACACGACCGAGGAACACGCCGAGTACGTCGAGGAGGAGATCAGCGACACCGGCGTCTCGACGACCATCTGGGACGTCGGCGGCCCCGCGCGCCTGCTCGAGGACGAGGACGACCACCTCTTCTAG
- the nth gene encoding endonuclease III, translating to MGTPRETRAEQAEEVIERLEAEYPDSTISLRYSNRLELLIAVILSAQCTDERVNRETEHLFEKYDGPADYVEVPQDELAADLDSITYYNNKAGYIQSACEAILEDHGGEVPDTMDELTELSGVGRKTANVVLQHGHDVVEGIVVDTHVQRLSRRLGLTEEKRPEAIEQELMGIVPEGYWQQFTHLCIDHGRAICTARNPDCSGCVLADICPSEKGDSDVDLASGEPW from the coding sequence ATGGGAACGCCACGCGAGACGCGCGCGGAGCAGGCCGAGGAAGTCATCGAGCGACTCGAGGCGGAGTATCCCGACTCGACGATCTCGCTGCGGTACTCGAACCGGCTCGAGTTGCTGATCGCGGTGATTCTCTCGGCCCAGTGTACGGACGAGCGCGTAAACCGGGAAACCGAGCACCTGTTCGAGAAGTACGACGGCCCGGCGGACTACGTCGAGGTTCCCCAGGACGAACTCGCGGCGGACCTGGACTCGATCACCTACTACAACAACAAGGCGGGCTACATCCAGAGCGCCTGCGAGGCGATCCTCGAGGATCACGGCGGCGAGGTCCCGGATACGATGGACGAGTTGACCGAGCTGTCGGGCGTCGGTCGCAAGACGGCCAACGTCGTCCTCCAGCACGGCCACGACGTCGTCGAGGGGATCGTCGTTGACACGCACGTCCAGCGGCTCTCGCGTCGGCTCGGGCTCACGGAGGAGAAGCGACCCGAGGCGATCGAACAGGAGTTGATGGGGATCGTTCCGGAGGGCTACTGGCAGCAGTTCACCCACCTCTGTATCGACCACGGCCGCGCGATCTGTACGGCGCGGAACCCGGACTGTAGCGGCTGCGTTCTCGCCGATATCTGTCCCTCGGAGAAGGGAGACAGCGACGTCGATCTGGCTTCTGGCGAACCCTGGTAA
- a CDS encoding CBS domain-containing protein — MEVASDRRKPQVEEYMTRDVATVSPDATVGAVATRIAESNEHNGFPVCERRRVEGFVSARDLLLADDDEPIFKVMTTDLLVAHPEMKVTDAARVILRSGIQKLPVVDDAGNLVGIISNADVIRSQIERATPEKVGKLLRTLEQIHDIDLAQERRTVPLAELTPTQGKVYADELEGRRYELERGLAEPLVVIDNGGTLLLADGHHRVLAADRIGIDEMDAYVIVIDHEIDLGMARTAEKENLERIDDIEVVDYARHPLVQTTKRLQSDE; from the coding sequence ATGGAGGTTGCGTCGGACCGGCGGAAACCCCAGGTCGAGGAGTACATGACGCGGGACGTAGCGACGGTGTCGCCAGATGCGACCGTCGGGGCCGTCGCGACGCGGATCGCAGAAAGCAACGAACACAACGGGTTCCCCGTCTGCGAGCGCCGCCGCGTCGAGGGATTCGTCAGCGCCCGCGACCTGCTGCTGGCCGACGACGACGAGCCGATCTTCAAAGTGATGACGACGGACCTGCTTGTCGCCCACCCCGAGATGAAGGTGACCGACGCCGCCCGGGTCATCCTCCGGTCCGGCATCCAGAAACTGCCCGTCGTCGACGACGCCGGCAACCTCGTGGGCATCATCTCGAACGCCGACGTCATCCGCAGCCAGATCGAGCGAGCCACGCCCGAGAAGGTCGGGAAACTGCTGCGTACCCTGGAGCAGATCCACGACATCGACCTCGCACAGGAGCGCCGAACCGTGCCGCTGGCAGAGCTCACGCCGACCCAGGGGAAGGTGTACGCGGACGAACTCGAGGGGCGACGCTACGAACTCGAGCGAGGGCTGGCCGAACCGCTGGTAGTCATCGACAACGGAGGGACGCTGTTGCTCGCGGACGGCCACCACCGGGTGCTGGCGGCCGACCGGATCGGTATCGACGAGATGGACGCCTACGTCATCGTCATCGATCACGAGATCGACCTGGGGATGGCGCGTACGGCCGAGAAGGAGAACCTGGAGCGGATAGACGACATCGAGGTCGTCGACTACGCGCGCCACCCGCTGGTCCAGACGACGAAGCGGCTACAGTCGGACGAGTAG
- a CDS encoding bacteriorhodopsin, with amino-acid sequence MATVGPESLWLWVGTIGMTLGTLYFLGRGRGVRDPKMQQFYIITIFVTTIAAAMYFAMATGFGVTEVTVGDDALTIYWARYADWIFTTPLLLLDLALLAGANRNTIATLLGLDVFMIGTGTIAAFAATPGTRIAWWGISTGALLVLLYVLVGTLSKSARNQSAEVASLFSTLRNLLIVLWLLYPVVWILGTEGTFGILPLYWETAAFMILDLSAKVGFGVLLLRSHTVLERAITPTPAAA; translated from the coding sequence ATGGCAACTGTAGGTCCAGAGTCCCTGTGGCTGTGGGTCGGGACGATCGGGATGACCCTCGGAACGCTCTATTTCCTCGGTCGCGGACGCGGCGTCCGGGACCCGAAGATGCAGCAGTTCTACATCATCACGATCTTCGTGACGACCATCGCGGCGGCGATGTACTTCGCGATGGCGACGGGGTTTGGCGTCACCGAAGTGACGGTCGGCGACGATGCGCTTACGATCTACTGGGCGCGATACGCCGACTGGATCTTCACGACGCCGCTCCTGCTGCTCGACCTCGCACTGCTCGCCGGAGCGAACCGCAACACGATCGCGACGCTGCTCGGTCTCGACGTCTTCATGATCGGGACCGGCACGATCGCGGCGTTCGCGGCGACCCCTGGCACCCGCATCGCGTGGTGGGGCATCAGCACCGGCGCCCTGCTCGTGCTCCTGTACGTCCTCGTCGGGACGCTCTCCAAGAGTGCCCGAAACCAGTCCGCGGAGGTAGCCTCGCTGTTCAGCACGCTGCGAAACCTGCTCATCGTGCTGTGGCTGCTCTACCCCGTCGTCTGGATCCTCGGCACCGAAGGAACGTTCGGCATCCTCCCGCTGTACTGGGAGACGGCCGCGTTCATGATCCTCGACCTCTCGGCGAAGGTCGGCTTCGGTGTGCTCCTGCTCCGGAGCCACACGGTACTCGAACGAGCTATCACACCGACCCCGGCCGCAGCGTAA
- a CDS encoding YgaP family membrane protein — translation MSFYPAEKNVGGLDRLLRLIVGPVLLVVSVAAAVGVIAVSPVLVALGAIVGLILTVTGLTQKCPLNGRLGMNTYRGRTETDTATEREGVERPS, via the coding sequence ATGAGTTTCTATCCGGCTGAGAAGAACGTCGGAGGCCTGGACCGCCTCCTCCGACTGATCGTAGGGCCTGTCCTCCTCGTCGTTTCGGTCGCGGCAGCGGTCGGCGTCATCGCCGTTTCGCCCGTACTGGTCGCGCTGGGCGCCATCGTCGGCCTGATCCTGACGGTTACCGGCCTGACCCAGAAGTGCCCGTTGAACGGCCGCCTCGGGATGAACACCTACAGGGGGCGAACGGAAACGGACACCGCGACGGAGCGGGAAGGCGTCGAGAGACCTTCCTGA
- a CDS encoding polyprenyl synthetase family protein, translating to MRETLAEWRPAIDEAIADIVPREIDAEYLESFFGEPTYEYDPEGIQRALADPLWELLDRGGKRWRAVLFLVFVEGFGEDPAEYLPYACIPEILHNGTIIVDDVEDEASIRRGEPALHHLYGRDIALNAGNAMYFLPLKIVTENPAGVSAEQRLAAYEMLMDELNRTHLGQGMDIRWHNQGEVRVTPDQYLEMCACKTGCLGRIVARLAAIITDQPSEVEEAVARYAELTAVAFQIGDDILDVENSLGRAGDFGKEFGNDVREGKKTLLVIHALEESAPEAAARLSEILGADENTDEEVLEALSLLEEAGSIEYARNRALELAARARDELETVEFDDETDRKLREFTEFVIERDV from the coding sequence ATGCGGGAGACGCTTGCCGAGTGGCGGCCGGCGATCGACGAAGCCATCGCGGACATCGTCCCGCGGGAGATCGACGCCGAGTACCTCGAGTCGTTCTTCGGCGAGCCGACCTACGAATACGACCCGGAGGGGATCCAGCGTGCGCTTGCCGATCCGCTCTGGGAACTGCTCGATCGGGGCGGCAAACGGTGGCGAGCCGTACTCTTTCTCGTCTTCGTCGAGGGGTTCGGGGAGGACCCGGCGGAGTACCTGCCCTACGCCTGTATTCCGGAGATCCTTCACAACGGCACGATCATCGTCGACGACGTCGAGGACGAGGCGTCGATACGGCGCGGCGAGCCCGCGTTACACCACCTCTACGGCCGGGACATCGCGCTGAACGCCGGCAACGCGATGTACTTCTTGCCGTTGAAGATCGTCACCGAGAACCCGGCCGGCGTGTCGGCCGAACAGCGCCTGGCCGCCTACGAGATGCTGATGGACGAACTCAACCGGACCCATCTCGGGCAGGGAATGGACATCCGGTGGCACAACCAGGGTGAGGTTCGCGTGACGCCCGACCAGTACCTCGAGATGTGTGCGTGCAAGACGGGCTGTCTCGGGCGGATCGTCGCCCGACTGGCCGCGATCATCACGGACCAGCCATCCGAAGTCGAGGAGGCCGTCGCCAGGTACGCCGAACTGACGGCGGTCGCCTTCCAGATCGGCGACGACATTCTGGACGTCGAGAACTCCCTGGGTCGTGCGGGCGACTTCGGCAAGGAGTTCGGGAACGACGTCCGCGAGGGCAAAAAGACCCTGCTCGTGATCCACGCCCTAGAGGAGAGTGCTCCGGAAGCAGCCGCCCGGCTCTCCGAGATCCTCGGAGCCGACGAAAACACCGACGAGGAAGTGCTCGAGGCGTTGTCGCTCCTCGAGGAGGCCGGGAGCATCGAGTACGCCCGCAACCGGGCGCTCGAACTCGCCGCCCGGGCCCGCGATGAACTCGAGACGGTCGAGTTCGACGACGAGACGGACCGCAAACTCCGGGAGTTTACGGAGTTCGTGATCGAGCGGGACGTCTGA
- a CDS encoding M24 family metallopeptidase, producing MTTDQSDDVVQRRLERARDRLSERGIDALVCFPSSNMGYLAGFEEEPMERHLFLFVTPETELFVAPEMYDDQLRDASPVTDIRTWSDGDDPVALVERVGDELGLSGGRLLVDDRMWALFTQDLRTAFPEASFGLASEVTEELRLRKDEAELEALREAAEISDTVSEEIRALGAEAIGMTENELAAEIEERLADAGGEGVSFETVVGSGPNGARPHHRSGDRTIEAGDPVVLDFGTRAGGYPGDQTRTVVFDGEPPAAFEEVHDAVLEAHNAAVEAVEPGVPAEEIDRVARDVLEERGYGDEFIHRTGHGVGLDVHEPPYITAGNDRELEPGMVFSVEPGVYLEGEFGVRIEDLVVVTEDGHERLNDSPRTWRPL from the coding sequence ATGACCACGGATCAGTCCGACGACGTCGTCCAGCGTCGACTCGAGCGTGCCCGCGACCGGCTCTCGGAGCGGGGGATCGACGCTCTCGTCTGTTTCCCGAGTTCGAACATGGGCTACCTCGCGGGCTTCGAGGAGGAGCCGATGGAACGGCACCTGTTCCTGTTCGTCACGCCCGAGACCGAACTGTTCGTCGCCCCCGAGATGTACGACGACCAGCTCCGTGACGCCTCGCCGGTGACCGACATCCGCACCTGGAGCGACGGCGACGACCCTGTCGCGCTGGTGGAACGGGTCGGCGACGAACTCGGCCTCTCGGGGGGTCGTCTGCTGGTCGACGACCGGATGTGGGCGCTGTTCACCCAGGACCTCCGTACGGCGTTCCCCGAGGCCTCGTTCGGCCTGGCCAGCGAGGTCACCGAGGAACTGCGGCTCCGCAAGGACGAGGCCGAACTCGAGGCCTTGCGCGAGGCCGCCGAAATCTCCGATACGGTCAGCGAGGAGATCCGCGCGCTCGGGGCCGAGGCGATCGGCATGACCGAAAACGAACTCGCGGCCGAGATCGAGGAGCGACTCGCCGACGCGGGCGGCGAAGGAGTCTCCTTCGAGACCGTCGTCGGCTCCGGGCCGAACGGCGCGCGGCCCCACCACCGCAGCGGCGATCGGACCATCGAGGCCGGCGACCCGGTCGTCCTCGACTTCGGCACCCGGGCCGGCGGTTATCCGGGCGACCAGACCCGCACCGTCGTCTTCGACGGCGAACCACCGGCGGCGTTCGAGGAAGTCCACGACGCAGTCCTCGAGGCGCACAACGCGGCTGTCGAGGCCGTCGAGCCCGGCGTGCCCGCCGAGGAGATCGACCGGGTCGCCCGCGACGTCCTCGAGGAGCGAGGGTACGGCGACGAATTCATCCATCGAACGGGCCACGGCGTCGGCCTGGACGTCCACGAGCCCCCCTACATCACCGCGGGCAACGACCGCGAACTCGAGCCGGGAATGGTCTTCAGCGTCGAGCCGGGCGTCTACCTCGAGGGCGAGTTCGGCGTCCGGATCGAGGATCTGGTGGTCGTCACCGAGGACGGCCACGAGCGGCTGAACGACTCGCCGCGTACGTGGCGGCCGCTTTAA